A single region of the Massilia sp. erpn genome encodes:
- a CDS encoding LiaI-LiaF-like domain-containing protein has product MNGSIRVARKQLVWGLLIIGAGVLFWLEDGDIKKVTQFWHYWPLVIAAFGFSQLVPPTTVRLFFDGVCEILFAFWIFACFEHLWGMSFANSWPFMVIMGGVSLALQPILGKYTDSKKGE; this is encoded by the coding sequence ATGAACGGTTCGATACGCGTCGCCCGCAAGCAGCTGGTCTGGGGGCTCCTGATTATCGGCGCCGGCGTGCTGTTTTGGCTGGAGGACGGCGATATCAAAAAGGTGACGCAGTTCTGGCATTACTGGCCATTGGTGATTGCCGCTTTCGGCTTCAGCCAGCTGGTGCCGCCGACCACGGTGCGCCTGTTCTTCGACGGCGTATGCGAAATCCTGTTCGCCTTCTGGATCTTTGCCTGCTTCGAACATCTGTGGGGCATGAGCTTCGCCAACAGCTGGCCGTTTATGGTTATCATGGGCGGCGTTTCGTTGGCCCTGCAGCCGATACTGGGCAAATATACTGATTCCAAAAAAGGAGAATAA
- a CDS encoding LysR family transcriptional regulator has translation MDINSDDLKIFVAVIDSGTLSAASAHLGQTTSGVSRALSRLEEKLQTSLLTRTTRRMELTEEGKLLLHKARLILASMEEVEECIRIRHQQPAGRLCVDSSSSFMLHCVVPHVDEFRRLYPEIRLELTTRDQIADLIEHRTDIAIRIGTLGDSTLHARALSSSPLHILASPEYLRRRGTPQTPEELEGHSLLGFVHYEAGNQWPLRTRDGNSLPITPALAASSGETLRRLALEGQGIVSLADFMTRADIEAGRLVPILREHGTGFRQQINAVYYRNTQLAQRISCFLEFLQQKL, from the coding sequence ATGGACATCAATTCCGACGACCTCAAAATCTTCGTGGCCGTGATCGATAGCGGCACCTTGAGCGCGGCTTCGGCCCATCTGGGCCAGACCACGTCCGGCGTCAGCCGTGCCCTGAGCCGGCTGGAGGAAAAGCTGCAAACCTCGCTGCTCACGCGCACCACGCGCCGCATGGAGCTGACGGAAGAGGGCAAGTTGCTGCTGCATAAGGCACGCCTGATCCTGGCATCCATGGAAGAGGTCGAAGAATGCATCCGCATCCGTCACCAGCAGCCGGCCGGGCGGCTGTGCGTGGACTCGTCCTCTTCCTTCATGCTGCACTGCGTGGTGCCGCATGTGGACGAGTTCCGCCGGCTCTACCCGGAAATCCGCCTGGAACTGACCACGCGCGACCAGATCGCCGACCTGATCGAGCACCGCACCGACATCGCCATCCGCATCGGCACGCTGGGCGATTCGACCCTGCACGCGCGCGCCCTCAGTTCCAGCCCCTTGCACATCCTGGCCAGTCCCGAATACCTGCGCCGGCGCGGCACGCCGCAAACACCGGAAGAGCTGGAAGGCCATTCCCTGCTGGGCTTCGTGCACTACGAGGCCGGCAACCAGTGGCCGCTGCGCACGCGCGATGGCAATAGCCTGCCGATCACGCCGGCGCTGGCCGCCTCCAGTGGCGAGACCTTGCGCCGGCTGGCGCTGGAAGGGCAGGGCATCGTCAGCCTGGCCGATTTCATGACGCGCGCCGATATCGAGGCTGGCCGCCTGGTGCCGATCCTGCGCGAGCACGGCACCGGCTTCCGCCAGCAGATCAATGCCGTCTACTACCGCAACACCCAGCTGGCGCAGCGCATCAGCTGCTTTCTCGAATTCCTGCAGCAAAAGCTGTAG
- a CDS encoding FxDxF family PEP-CTERM protein gives MKKALCSKLAASLLLSAGLFAASAPASADTTSLIFDADHNAGFHITHIPGTGFVDDFLFAVDVGPSYPTGTAVVGKTWVDGSRLANYGISSIEFFHVDTGGAYTMLPTTVTSGILEFYPVGSLGSGSYGFRVTGSTLLPDMGGAYAGTLSLAPVPEPAAYLMLLIGVGLLAFTSRAKENDKLG, from the coding sequence ATGAAGAAAGCTTTATGCAGCAAGCTCGCTGCCTCACTACTCTTGAGCGCCGGCCTGTTCGCCGCCAGCGCCCCGGCCAGCGCCGATACCACCAGCCTGATCTTTGACGCAGATCACAATGCCGGCTTCCACATTACCCATATTCCGGGCACTGGCTTTGTCGACGATTTCCTGTTCGCCGTCGATGTCGGCCCCAGCTATCCTACCGGGACGGCAGTCGTTGGGAAAACATGGGTCGATGGCAGCCGGCTGGCCAATTACGGCATCAGCTCCATCGAATTCTTCCATGTGGACACGGGCGGCGCGTATACGATGCTGCCGACGACCGTCACATCCGGCATACTGGAGTTCTACCCCGTAGGGTCACTCGGTAGCGGCAGCTACGGCTTCCGCGTCACCGGCAGCACCCTGTTGCCGGATATGGGCGGCGCCTACGCCGGAACGCTGAGCCTGGCGCCCGTGCCGGAACCGGCCGCCTATCTGATGCTGCTGATCGGCGTGGGCTTGCTGGCCTTTACCTCCAGGGCCAAGGAGAACGATAAGCTGGGCTGA
- a CDS encoding type II asparaginase → MLRKKFTHYFIALFGALFLLSAQAEQAAAKLGNVTILATGGTIAGSGATSTTTVGYTAATVGVQQLIAAVPELAKVANVKGEQVFQIASESMTNEHWLTLGKRVNALLAQNDVDGIVITHGTDTMEETAYFLNLVVKSKKPVVLVGAMRPSTALSADGPINLYNAVLLAASPEAVGKGVMVAMADQIHSARDVSKTNTSTPDAFKTSELGMIGYIQGNKPFFYRVSTRKHTTDTEFDIANLQALPQVDIVYGYANMNTVALDAFVANGAKGIIHAGTGDGSVAAKVKPGLVAARKKGTLIVRASRVGQGILARNGEANDDELDFVVSDTLNAQKARILLMLALTKTNDSKAIQRMFYTY, encoded by the coding sequence ATGTTGCGCAAAAAGTTCACGCACTATTTCATCGCCTTGTTCGGTGCCCTCTTCCTGCTCTCGGCGCAAGCCGAACAGGCGGCGGCCAAGCTCGGTAATGTCACCATCCTCGCCACCGGCGGCACCATTGCCGGCAGTGGCGCCACCAGCACCACAACCGTAGGTTATACCGCCGCCACCGTCGGCGTGCAGCAGCTGATCGCCGCCGTGCCAGAGCTGGCCAAGGTCGCCAACGTCAAAGGCGAGCAAGTGTTCCAGATCGCCAGCGAAAGCATGACCAATGAACACTGGCTGACCCTGGGCAAGCGCGTGAATGCGCTGCTGGCGCAGAACGACGTGGACGGCATCGTGATCACCCACGGCACCGACACCATGGAAGAAACCGCATACTTCCTGAACCTGGTGGTCAAGAGCAAGAAGCCGGTGGTCCTGGTCGGCGCCATGCGTCCTTCCACCGCCCTGTCGGCCGACGGTCCGATCAATCTGTACAACGCCGTGCTGCTGGCTGCCAGCCCTGAAGCGGTGGGCAAAGGCGTGATGGTCGCCATGGCCGATCAGATTCACAGCGCGCGCGATGTGAGCAAGACCAATACCTCGACCCCGGATGCCTTCAAGACCTCGGAGCTGGGCATGATCGGCTACATCCAAGGCAACAAGCCTTTCTTCTACCGCGTTTCGACCCGCAAACACACCACCGACACCGAGTTCGACATCGCCAATCTGCAAGCCCTGCCGCAAGTCGATATCGTGTACGGCTACGCCAATATGAATACCGTGGCGCTGGATGCCTTCGTCGCCAACGGCGCCAAGGGCATCATCCACGCCGGCACCGGCGATGGCAGCGTGGCAGCCAAGGTCAAGCCCGGCCTGGTGGCGGCGCGCAAGAAAGGCACGCTGATCGTGCGTGCCAGCCGCGTCGGCCAAGGTATCCTGGCACGCAATGGCGAAGCCAATGACGACGAGCTGGACTTCGTGGTGTCCGACACGCTGAATGCCCAGAAAGCCCGCATTCTGCTGATGCTGGCACTGACCAAGACCAATGACAGCAAGGCCATCCAACGCATGTTCTATACCTATTAA
- a CDS encoding helix-turn-helix domain-containing protein translates to MAIRLKILRKQYGWSLERLAEQTGLTKSYLSKVERGLSTPSIAVALKLSQALQVEVEQLFAEQHNCGLICVTRADARLPLGAAGEKTYESMAAQMGAKRMMPFMVYPPRDFTASAFKEHAGEEFLFVHQGDVEVEFPTETVRLAPGDSLYFNSLIPHRTRSVGEVQAQLLVLVSNMAAVPE, encoded by the coding sequence ATGGCGATACGTTTGAAGATACTCAGGAAGCAATACGGCTGGTCGCTGGAACGCCTGGCTGAGCAAACAGGCTTAACCAAAAGTTATCTTTCCAAAGTCGAAAGGGGACTGAGCACGCCCTCGATCGCGGTGGCGCTGAAGCTGTCGCAAGCCTTGCAGGTGGAGGTGGAGCAGTTATTCGCTGAACAGCACAACTGCGGCCTGATTTGCGTGACGCGCGCCGATGCGCGCCTGCCTCTGGGCGCGGCGGGGGAAAAGACGTACGAAAGCATGGCGGCCCAGATGGGCGCCAAGCGCATGATGCCTTTCATGGTATATCCGCCGCGCGACTTTACCGCTTCGGCGTTCAAGGAGCATGCGGGCGAGGAGTTTTTATTTGTGCATCAGGGGGATGTCGAGGTTGAGTTTCCGACCGAGACGGTGCGCTTGGCGCCTGGCGACTCCCTGTATTTCAATTCCCTGATCCCGCACCGTACGCGCAGCGTGGGTGAGGTGCAGGCCCAGTTGCTGGTGCTGGTCAGCAATATGGCTGCGGTGCCGGAGTAG
- a CDS encoding aldolase, which yields MANTLTLSKQELVDIAQRRLAATVTATSWNRREKLALACRILFDGGHDSGLAGQITGRAEQPGNYYTQRFGLGFDEISASNLIQVNEDLEVLNGTGIPNPANRFHTWIYRQRPDVNCIIHTHPIHVAALSMLEQPLLVSHMDTCPLFDDCAFLPTWPGIPVGNSEGEIIASALGNKRAILLAHHGQLVVGATVEEACILAILIERAARLQLLAMAAGHIQPISAELAAEAHDWISTSKRNSVTFDYYARRALRSHADCLD from the coding sequence ATGGCCAACACCCTCACCCTTTCAAAGCAAGAGCTGGTCGACATCGCGCAGCGCCGCCTGGCCGCCACCGTCACCGCCACCTCCTGGAACCGGCGCGAAAAGCTGGCTCTGGCCTGCCGCATCCTGTTTGACGGTGGCCACGACTCCGGCCTGGCTGGCCAGATCACCGGCCGCGCCGAGCAGCCCGGCAACTACTATACGCAGCGCTTCGGTCTCGGTTTTGACGAGATTTCAGCCTCGAACCTGATCCAGGTCAACGAGGATCTGGAGGTTCTGAACGGCACAGGCATTCCCAATCCCGCCAACCGCTTTCATACCTGGATTTATCGCCAGCGGCCGGACGTGAATTGCATCATCCATACCCATCCTATCCATGTCGCAGCGCTATCCATGCTGGAGCAGCCGCTGCTTGTTTCACATATGGATACCTGCCCCTTATTCGATGATTGCGCTTTTCTGCCCACCTGGCCCGGCATTCCGGTCGGTAATAGCGAAGGAGAAATTATCGCCAGCGCCCTGGGCAATAAACGCGCCATTCTGCTGGCCCACCATGGCCAGCTGGTGGTTGGCGCCACAGTGGAAGAAGCCTGCATACTGGCCATCCTGATTGAACGCGCCGCCCGGCTGCAATTGCTGGCCATGGCGGCTGGACATATTCAGCCTATATCCGCCGAGCTGGCGGCTGAGGCCCATGACTGGATTTCCACGTCCAAACGCAATTCCGTCACCTTTGATTATTATGCGCGCCGCGCCCTGCGCAGCCACGCCGACTGTTTAGATTGA
- a CDS encoding LysR family transcriptional regulator ArgP, with protein sequence MLLDSRQSEALLAVLDSGSFEQAAASLHLTPSAVSQRVSAMEAAIGAPLVVRSRPCRATGPGQRLLQYLRRSRLLEQEFFAELEEDGGRPLSVALAVNNDTLATWLLPELAPFLIRERLLLDITLDDQDHTYSLLELGQAIACISSQPVPMRGCVVEPLGFMRYSLLGTPDYRERYFSAGFEREAARKAPVVVFDRKDMLQANFIQQVLGLPPGSYPSLYIPSAEAFLNAVRLGLGSGMLPSQQYGSDLETGKLSDLAPGRYLDVHLYWHSWRVQSPRLEKLSAEAIAAARRVLRQGDAVDTDQELA encoded by the coding sequence ATGCTGCTCGATTCCCGCCAAAGTGAAGCACTGCTTGCCGTTCTCGACAGCGGCAGCTTTGAACAGGCTGCCGCCAGCCTGCACCTGACCCCGTCCGCCGTCTCCCAGCGCGTCAGCGCCATGGAGGCTGCCATCGGCGCGCCGCTGGTGGTGCGCAGCCGTCCCTGCCGCGCCACCGGGCCGGGGCAGCGGCTGTTGCAATATCTGCGCCGCAGCCGTTTGCTGGAACAGGAGTTTTTCGCCGAATTGGAGGAGGATGGCGGCCGTCCATTAAGTGTCGCGCTGGCCGTGAATAACGACACGCTGGCGACCTGGTTATTGCCGGAATTGGCCCCGTTTTTAATCCGCGAGCGCCTCTTACTGGATATCACGCTGGATGACCAGGACCATACTTATTCGCTGCTGGAATTGGGGCAGGCGATTGCCTGTATTTCCAGCCAGCCTGTGCCGATGCGCGGTTGCGTAGTCGAGCCTTTGGGTTTTATGCGCTACAGCTTATTAGGCACGCCCGATTATCGTGAGCGCTATTTCAGCGCCGGTTTTGAACGGGAAGCGGCGCGCAAGGCGCCAGTCGTGGTATTCGACCGCAAGGATATGCTGCAGGCGAATTTTATACAGCAGGTTTTAGGCCTGCCGCCTGGCAGTTATCCCAGCCTGTATATTCCATCGGCTGAAGCGTTTTTAAATGCTGTGCGTTTGGGATTAGGCAGCGGCATGCTGCCATCCCAGCAATACGGCAGCGATCTGGAAACGGGCAAATTAAGCGATCTGGCACCGGGCCGTTATCTCGACGTTCATTTGTACTGGCATTCGTGGCGGGTACAATCGCCGCGGCTGGAAAAGCTGAGCGCCGAGGCGATCGCTGCCGCCCGCCGCGTGCTGCGCCAGGGCGATGCAGTAGATACAGATCAGGAACTGGCGTAA
- a CDS encoding LysE/ArgO family amino acid transporter has protein sequence MLFAQSYLNGLGLGASLIMAIGAQNAHVLRTGIQRSNVGVTVAACIVIDALLIGLGVAGAGALIQDSPLLLGLARWGGAAFLIWYGLRSWKSLLGSHSLDLASQSATPTARKALVSVVALSLLNPHVYLDTVVLLGSVGGSYPVEQRTSFSVGAMTASVLWFCALGFGAVRLSGVLQRPIVWKIIEGLTGAIMLALAASLILG, from the coding sequence ATGCTATTTGCACAAAGTTACTTGAACGGACTCGGCCTCGGCGCCAGTCTCATCATGGCCATCGGCGCCCAGAATGCCCATGTGCTGCGTACCGGTATCCAGCGCTCGAATGTGGGCGTGACCGTGGCGGCCTGTATCGTCATCGATGCGCTGCTGATCGGTCTGGGGGTGGCGGGCGCGGGCGCCCTGATCCAGGATTCCCCGCTGCTGCTGGGCCTGGCGCGCTGGGGTGGCGCCGCCTTCCTGATCTGGTATGGTTTGCGCAGCTGGAAATCGCTGCTGGGCAGCCATAGCCTGGACCTGGCCAGCCAGAGCGCCACGCCGACCGCGCGCAAAGCCCTGGTCAGCGTGGTCGCCCTGTCCCTGCTCAATCCCCATGTGTATCTGGACACGGTGGTCCTGCTGGGCAGCGTAGGCGGCAGCTATCCGGTCGAGCAGCGGACCAGCTTCTCGGTCGGCGCCATGACCGCCTCGGTCTTGTGGTTCTGCGCCCTTGGCTTCGGCGCCGTCCGCCTCTCCGGTGTATTGCAGCGCCCCATCGTCTGGAAAATCATCGAAGGCTTGACCGGCGCCATCATGCTGGCCCTGGCTGCCAGCCTGATTCTGGGCTAA
- a CDS encoding acyltransferase family protein → MLCHAQLPGFAGGFVGVDVFFAISGFVVTQLILREQDAGRFTLAAFYARRLKRLAPALYLVLAALFLFCLHFVFPEDTLSLLKNSGAQALFWSNIYLSRQSGYFDLSADKQPLLHTWSLSLEEQFYLVLPLLLVLMRKWSWRRKFAVLALLALASLLYSQQAAAHFQAKAYYQMHARAFEFMAGMLLAMAPQLPAAWKRLHAAGLILGLAIIGYCVFTYTGATPMPGLAAALPCAGALLIMAGGPRPGYMGTLLGNELTAYLGRLSYSMYLWHWPLLYAARRLQLDTHWSLLWALAASVPLAMLTYHCVEQPMRQAQWRHRKTWLLLFVLPVAVISGLIGLAKVSDNFSRWQSDAVRSDFAAAGRTVFNLPRGQRCWSKVGLTRAEECSVGDLASANKAVFLGDSHAYQLIDFVDGMGKDFGLSIHDMTFTMCPPVENTPARAGDPAFHRHAAECREHNRLVMAHVMAQPQIKTVIMSAVWQIYTHGAPRPEATPNVHGFMPQEFEQLLDTTIGKLEAAGKRVILFDDVPGAPPPMDNCVSNKLYLPGAGASDCSYDAAIAAQEHVVALQVLNAVLRRHPAVELIHSYDVLCSNGRCPLAWQGIPLYGHNDPGHLGAGGSAILYPAYRARHPGELEGIFSN, encoded by the coding sequence ATGCTGTGCCATGCGCAGTTGCCCGGCTTTGCCGGAGGCTTTGTCGGCGTCGACGTTTTTTTTGCTATTTCCGGTTTTGTTGTCACGCAGCTTATTTTGCGCGAACAGGACGCTGGCCGTTTCACGCTTGCGGCTTTCTATGCGCGGCGGCTGAAAAGGCTGGCTCCCGCCCTGTATCTGGTGTTGGCCGCGCTATTTTTGTTTTGCCTGCACTTTGTCTTTCCTGAAGATACTTTGTCGCTGCTGAAGAATAGCGGCGCCCAGGCACTGTTCTGGTCCAATATCTATCTGTCGCGCCAGTCCGGCTATTTTGATCTGAGTGCCGATAAGCAGCCGCTGCTGCATACCTGGTCCTTATCGCTTGAAGAGCAGTTCTATCTCGTGCTGCCCTTGCTGCTGGTGCTAATGCGGAAGTGGAGCTGGCGGCGCAAATTCGCCGTGCTGGCCTTGCTGGCCCTTGCTTCTCTGCTGTACTCGCAGCAGGCGGCTGCCCATTTCCAGGCCAAAGCCTATTACCAGATGCATGCTCGCGCCTTCGAATTCATGGCCGGCATGCTGCTGGCCATGGCGCCGCAGCTGCCGGCGGCGTGGAAGCGCCTGCATGCCGCCGGCCTGATTCTGGGCCTTGCGATCATCGGCTACTGCGTGTTCACGTATACCGGGGCAACGCCCATGCCGGGCCTGGCGGCAGCGTTGCCCTGCGCCGGAGCGCTGTTGATTATGGCTGGCGGCCCGCGCCCCGGATATATGGGGACATTGCTGGGCAATGAACTGACCGCCTACCTGGGCCGCTTGTCCTACTCCATGTACTTGTGGCACTGGCCGCTGCTTTATGCTGCGCGCCGCCTGCAGCTGGACACGCACTGGTCCCTGCTGTGGGCCTTGGCAGCCAGTGTGCCGCTGGCCATGCTGACTTACCATTGCGTGGAGCAGCCGATGCGGCAGGCACAATGGCGTCATCGCAAGACCTGGCTGCTGCTGTTCGTCTTGCCGGTGGCCGTGATTAGCGGTTTGATCGGTCTGGCCAAGGTTTCCGATAACTTTTCTCGCTGGCAAAGCGATGCTGTGCGCAGCGATTTTGCCGCCGCCGGCCGCACCGTGTTCAACTTGCCGCGCGGCCAACGCTGCTGGAGCAAGGTGGGCCTTACGCGGGCCGAGGAATGCTCGGTCGGCGACCTGGCCAGTGCGAACAAAGCGGTCTTTCTGGGCGATAGCCATGCGTATCAGTTGATAGATTTTGTGGATGGCATGGGCAAGGATTTTGGCCTGAGCATCCACGATATGACTTTCACCATGTGCCCGCCGGTGGAAAACACGCCGGCCCGGGCTGGCGATCCGGCCTTTCACCGGCATGCGGCGGAATGCCGCGAGCATAACCGGCTCGTGATGGCGCATGTGATGGCGCAGCCCCAGATTAAAACGGTCATTATGTCTGCCGTATGGCAAATCTATACCCATGGCGCGCCGCGGCCGGAGGCGACGCCGAATGTGCATGGTTTTATGCCACAGGAATTCGAACAGTTGCTGGATACGACCATCGGCAAGCTGGAGGCGGCTGGCAAGCGCGTCATCCTGTTCGATGATGTGCCGGGGGCGCCGCCACCGATGGATAATTGCGTTTCGAACAAGCTATATCTGCCAGGCGCGGGCGCCAGCGATTGCAGTTACGATGCCGCCATCGCCGCGCAGGAGCATGTGGTGGCGCTGCAGGTATTGAATGCGGTGCTGCGCCGCCATCCAGCGGTGGAACTGATCCACAGCTACGATGTGCTGTGTTCGAATGGCCGCTGTCCGCTGGCATGGCAGGGTATTCCCCTCTATGGCCATAACGATCCCGGCCATCTCGGTGCCGGCGGCAGCGCCATCCTGTATCCGGCCTACCGCGCGCGCCATCCTGGCGAGCTGGAGGGGATTTTCAGCAATTAG
- a CDS encoding ABC transporter ATP-binding protein, which yields MTSPARKTNPHLERLQLLRPFAGRLALGLFFMVLTVMVQLAYPKAIAYFIDGMSEKKSESWFIMLGALMLGVFILQAIATTLRYYLFESTGYMIVTRIRRQLFGALIGKKISFFDRHNVGELSNRLTADVEVLHETLTMGAAISLRCLCILIGGVTMLLIISPALTLMLAFFIPASLLLSHWAGKRIRKHSRNMQQSQADCGKTAYEHLANIRLVHAFNQGRTAARRYGQSTEDALKVSLSTTRMMAAFRGWSIFLVYMSLLVTLWFGAKLILQDALTIGELTAFILYSTMVTDAASAVTDFWSEWMRTIGATERIFELIGEQEAAVPVVAPLALQGNVAFRDVVFAYPERPDKLALRGISFTIAAGEKIALVGASGAGKSTIASMLLGFYEAQQGSIGFDGMALTAANASAMRDNIAIVEQEPSLFSGSIYENIAFAVSEREASLAEVMAAARLANAHDFIQAFPQGYETIVGERGVQLSGGQKQRVAIARALLRNPRILILDEATSALDSASEVQVQNALDKLMAGRTTIIIAHRYSTIVKADRILVLEQGRIAQQGSHRELMQDTAGLYHYLMENQLAQYKTITEAHAQAA from the coding sequence ATGACGTCCCCCGCGCGCAAAACCAATCCCCACCTGGAACGCCTGCAGCTGCTGCGTCCTTTTGCCGGCCGGCTGGCGCTGGGCCTGTTCTTCATGGTGCTGACGGTGATGGTGCAATTGGCCTATCCCAAGGCCATCGCCTACTTCATCGACGGCATGAGCGAGAAGAAGAGCGAGTCCTGGTTCATCATGCTGGGCGCGCTGATGCTGGGCGTGTTCATCCTGCAGGCGATTGCCACCACGCTACGCTACTACCTGTTCGAGTCGACCGGCTATATGATCGTCACGCGCATCCGGCGCCAGCTGTTCGGGGCGCTGATCGGCAAGAAGATCAGCTTCTTCGACCGCCACAATGTGGGCGAGTTGAGCAACCGCTTGACGGCCGATGTCGAAGTGCTGCACGAAACCCTGACCATGGGCGCGGCGATTTCCCTGCGCTGCCTGTGCATCCTGATTGGCGGCGTGACCATGCTGCTGATTATCTCGCCGGCCCTGACCCTGATGCTGGCCTTCTTCATTCCGGCCAGCCTGCTGCTGTCGCACTGGGCCGGCAAGCGCATCCGCAAGCATTCGCGCAATATGCAGCAAAGCCAGGCCGATTGCGGCAAGACCGCCTATGAGCATCTGGCGAATATCCGCCTGGTGCATGCCTTCAACCAGGGGCGGACGGCGGCGCGGCGCTATGGCCAGTCCACCGAGGATGCGCTGAAGGTTTCCCTGTCGACCACGCGCATGATGGCCGCCTTCCGCGGCTGGTCCATCTTCCTTGTGTATATGAGCTTGCTGGTGACGCTGTGGTTCGGCGCCAAACTGATTCTGCAGGATGCGCTGACCATCGGCGAGCTGACCGCCTTCATCCTGTACTCGACCATGGTGACCGATGCCGCCAGCGCGGTGACGGACTTCTGGAGCGAGTGGATGCGCACCATCGGCGCCACCGAGCGGATTTTTGAGCTGATCGGCGAACAGGAAGCGGCAGTGCCTGTGGTGGCGCCGCTGGCGCTGCAAGGCAATGTGGCCTTCCGCGACGTGGTGTTCGCCTATCCGGAGCGGCCGGACAAGCTGGCCCTGCGCGGCATCAGCTTTACTATCGCGGCGGGCGAGAAGATTGCGCTGGTCGGCGCTTCAGGCGCGGGCAAGTCCACCATCGCCAGCATGCTGCTCGGCTTTTACGAGGCCCAGCAGGGCAGCATTGGCTTCGACGGCATGGCGCTGACGGCGGCGAATGCCAGCGCCATGCGTGACAACATCGCCATCGTCGAACAGGAGCCGTCGCTGTTTTCGGGGTCGATCTACGAGAATATCGCCTTTGCCGTCTCCGAACGCGAAGCCTCGCTGGCCGAAGTCATGGCTGCCGCCAGGCTGGCGAACGCGCACGACTTCATCCAGGCTTTCCCGCAGGGCTACGAGACCATCGTCGGCGAGCGCGGTGTGCAGCTCTCGGGCGGGCAGAAACAGCGGGTGGCGATTGCCCGCGCCCTGCTGCGCAATCCGCGCATCCTGATCCTGGACGAAGCCACCAGCGCCCTCGATTCGGCCAGCGAAGTGCAGGTGCAGAATGCGCTGGACAAGCTGATGGCGGGCCGCACCACCATCATCATCGCCCACCGCTACTCGACCATCGTGAAGGCCGACCGCATCCTGGTGCTGGAGCAGGGCCGCATCGCGCAGCAAGGCAGCCACCGCGAGCTGATGCAGGACACGGCCGGCCTCTACCACTATCTGATGGAAAACCAGCTGGCGCAGTATAAAACCATCACCGAGGCCCATGCCCAGGCGGCGTAA
- a CDS encoding redoxin domain-containing protein — MDANVLYAVLIILALSVALNLKLTFSLLSSVRNMMAAQGQDFTLPVGEVVPEVRGKPMAGGKKAVFTAGPRPAVLLFLSSGCPKCKSKLPEIGRMLARADEAGLDIWLVSREAKWRLRRFLRGTALPGVTMRVSTDEFKVLNPTMTSPYYMFLNESGSLEAGGMIGDENWLSFREQMDDAEVAAQTEEEAAA, encoded by the coding sequence ATGGATGCGAATGTGCTGTATGCCGTGCTGATCATCCTGGCGCTGAGCGTGGCGTTGAACCTGAAGCTCACCTTCAGCCTGCTCAGCTCCGTGCGCAATATGATGGCGGCCCAGGGCCAGGACTTCACGCTGCCGGTGGGCGAGGTGGTGCCGGAAGTGCGGGGCAAGCCGATGGCGGGCGGGAAGAAGGCCGTCTTCACGGCGGGGCCGCGGCCGGCGGTGCTGCTCTTCCTGTCCAGCGGCTGTCCCAAGTGCAAATCCAAGCTGCCCGAAATCGGCCGCATGCTGGCGCGCGCCGACGAGGCGGGACTCGATATCTGGCTGGTCAGCCGCGAAGCGAAATGGCGCTTGCGCCGCTTCCTGCGCGGCACCGCGCTGCCTGGCGTGACCATGCGCGTCTCGACCGATGAATTCAAGGTGCTGAATCCAACCATGACCTCGCCCTACTATATGTTCCTGAACGAGAGCGGCAGCCTGGAAGCGGGCGGCATGATCGGCGACGAAAATTGGCTCAGCTTCCGCGAGCAGATGGACGACGCCGAAGTGGCAGCGCAGACGGAAGAGGAGGCTGCGGCATGA